Proteins found in one Pseudomonas mosselii genomic segment:
- a CDS encoding extracellular solute-binding protein, translating into MTYPVGAGSPANTPVHATSLPELTHSRVNPLPQLLCGFMLLCLTATSHAAPTHALTVYAEAPRYPANFHHFDYVNPDAPKGGSLRRSAIEIGQFDHVLPYIDKGIGVSQVDGWLYAPLAVRSLDEPYTVYGLVAQRMERGPDDAWLRFYLDPRATFADGKPVRAEDVRFSYELLMNQGSLKFRTQFADVAAVTVEGPRQVRFDLKQPHGRTLPLELAGLPVLPEHDWQQRDFANGAGFDKPVGSGPYRISRIDNGRSITFERDATWWARDLPVVRGLYNFDRIGVEFFGDTEVARQVLKGGGYDYNREYSATAYTLGYNGAPLDDGRLQRAHLAPAKPQIAQGFVFNLDQPQFKDRRVRQALAMLWDFEWSNRQMMRNMYIRQQSLYSNTPLAARALPDAEELKLLEPLRGQVPDQVFSQVFNAPVTDGSGIIRQQQLKALALLQDAGWHPQGDRLVNAQGQPLSFTFLNGQSGMERLLLPWKRNLAQIGVELNIRNVDSAQYVNRLMARDYDMIVTGYPVTLSPGSEQYNYFGSAAANDPGSNNLMVLKDPAVDRLLDGLVRATSQADMQRHARALDRVLQWNYYWIPNYYPPGSSTVWWNRFGLPKVQPAYDEGLDTWWEVSPRALTNPRMAERLRSMP; encoded by the coding sequence ATGACGTACCCTGTGGGAGCGGGTTCACCCGCGAATACGCCGGTCCATGCAACATCGTTGCCTGAGCTGACGCATTCGCGGGTAAACCCGCTCCCACAGTTGTTGTGTGGGTTCATGCTGTTGTGCCTGACTGCCACCTCCCATGCCGCCCCCACCCACGCCCTCACCGTCTACGCCGAAGCCCCGCGCTATCCCGCGAATTTCCACCATTTCGACTACGTCAACCCCGACGCCCCCAAGGGCGGCAGCCTGCGCCGCTCGGCCATCGAGATCGGCCAGTTCGACCATGTCCTGCCCTACATCGACAAAGGCATCGGCGTCAGCCAGGTCGATGGCTGGTTGTACGCACCGCTGGCCGTGCGCTCGCTTGATGAGCCCTACACCGTATACGGCCTTGTCGCCCAGCGCATGGAGCGCGGCCCCGATGACGCCTGGCTGCGCTTCTACCTCGACCCCCGCGCCACCTTCGCCGACGGCAAGCCGGTACGGGCCGAAGACGTACGCTTCAGCTACGAGCTGCTGATGAACCAGGGCAGCCTCAAGTTTCGTACCCAGTTCGCCGATGTCGCCGCGGTCACGGTCGAAGGCCCGCGTCAGGTGCGCTTCGACTTGAAACAGCCCCATGGCCGTACGCTCCCCCTTGAGCTGGCCGGCCTGCCGGTGCTGCCCGAGCACGACTGGCAGCAACGCGACTTCGCCAACGGCGCCGGCTTCGACAAGCCGGTGGGCAGCGGCCCTTACCGCATCAGCAGGATCGACAACGGCCGCAGCATCACCTTCGAGCGCGATGCGACCTGGTGGGCGCGGGATTTGCCGGTCGTCCGCGGGCTGTACAACTTTGACCGCATCGGCGTCGAATTCTTCGGTGACACCGAGGTGGCCCGCCAGGTGCTCAAGGGTGGAGGCTACGACTACAACCGCGAGTATTCCGCCACCGCCTACACCCTCGGCTACAACGGTGCCCCGCTGGATGACGGGCGCCTGCAGCGCGCCCACCTGGCTCCGGCCAAGCCGCAGATCGCCCAGGGCTTCGTGTTCAATCTGGACCAGCCGCAGTTCAAGGACCGCCGCGTGCGCCAGGCCCTGGCCATGCTCTGGGACTTCGAATGGAGCAACCGGCAGATGATGCGCAACATGTACATCCGCCAGCAGAGCCTGTACTCGAACACCCCCCTGGCTGCCCGCGCCCTGCCCGACGCCGAGGAGCTCAAGCTGCTCGAACCGCTGCGCGGCCAGGTGCCGGACCAGGTGTTCAGCCAGGTATTCAACGCACCGGTCACCGATGGCTCCGGCATCATCCGCCAGCAGCAACTGAAGGCCCTGGCCTTGCTGCAGGACGCCGGCTGGCATCCCCAGGGCGATCGACTGGTCAATGCCCAGGGCCAGCCGTTGAGCTTCACCTTCCTCAATGGCCAGTCGGGGATGGAACGCCTGCTGCTGCCGTGGAAGCGCAACCTGGCGCAGATCGGCGTCGAACTGAACATCCGCAACGTCGACTCTGCCCAGTACGTCAACCGGCTGATGGCCCGCGACTACGACATGATCGTCACCGGCTACCCGGTGACCCTGTCGCCGGGCAGCGAGCAGTACAACTACTTCGGTTCCGCCGCAGCCAATGATCCGGGCTCGAACAACCTGATGGTGCTCAAGGACCCGGCGGTGGACCGCCTGCTCGACGGCCTGGTACGCGCCACCAGCCAGGCCGACATGCAGCGCCACGCCCGCGCCCTGGACCGGGTGCTGCAATGGAACTACTACTGGATTCCCAACTACTACCCGCCGGGCAGCTCGACGGTGTGGTGGAACCGCTTCGGCCTGCCCAAGGTACAGCCGGCCTATGACGAAGGCCTGGACACCTGGTGGGAAGTCAGCCCCCGGGCCCTGACCAACCCGCGGATGGCCGAGCGCTTGCGGAGCATGCCATGA
- a CDS encoding microcin C ABC transporter permease YejB encodes MTTYILRRLLLIIPTLLAILLVNFAIVQAAPGGPVEQAVARLQGIGGGAPGARVEAVQGESRATRGLDPKLIEEIKRQYGFDKSAPERLWLMLGQYARLDFGQSFFRGATVTELIVQKLPVTLSLGFWATLITYLVSIPLGIRKAVRHGSRFDAWSSALIVIGYALPSFLFALLLIVLFAGGTSLNWFPVRGLVSEDFDQLSLLGKVADYFWHLVLPVGALVIGGFATLTLLTKNAFLDEIARQYVVTARAKGLSERRVLYGHVLRNAMLLVVAGLPQALITVFFAGSLLIEVIFSLDGLGRMSYEAAVSRDYPVVFGTLFIFTLAGLLIRLLGDLCYTVLDPRIDFDARGR; translated from the coding sequence ATGACCACCTACATCCTGCGCCGCCTGCTGCTGATCATCCCCACCTTGCTGGCCATCCTGCTGGTGAACTTCGCCATCGTCCAGGCCGCGCCCGGCGGGCCGGTGGAACAGGCCGTGGCGCGCCTGCAGGGCATCGGCGGCGGCGCGCCGGGTGCCCGCGTCGAGGCAGTACAGGGCGAGTCCCGCGCCACCCGCGGTCTGGACCCGAAGCTGATCGAGGAGATCAAGCGCCAGTACGGTTTCGACAAGTCCGCGCCCGAACGGCTGTGGCTGATGCTTGGCCAGTATGCACGGCTGGACTTCGGCCAGAGTTTCTTTCGCGGCGCCACGGTCACCGAGCTGATCGTGCAGAAACTGCCGGTGACCCTGTCGCTGGGCTTCTGGGCCACGCTGATCACCTACCTGGTGTCGATCCCGTTGGGCATTCGCAAGGCGGTGCGCCATGGCAGCCGCTTCGACGCCTGGAGCAGCGCGCTGATCGTGATCGGCTACGCCCTGCCCTCGTTCCTGTTCGCCCTGCTGCTGATCGTGCTGTTCGCCGGCGGCACCTCGCTCAACTGGTTCCCGGTGCGCGGCCTGGTGTCGGAGGACTTCGACCAGCTCAGCCTGCTGGGCAAGGTCGCCGACTACTTCTGGCACCTGGTGCTGCCGGTTGGCGCCCTGGTGATCGGCGGTTTCGCCACCCTCACCCTGCTGACCAAGAACGCCTTCCTCGACGAGATCGCCCGCCAGTACGTGGTCACCGCACGGGCCAAGGGCCTGAGCGAGCGCCGGGTGCTGTACGGCCATGTACTGCGCAACGCCATGCTGCTGGTGGTGGCCGGCCTGCCCCAGGCATTGATCACGGTGTTCTTCGCAGGATCGCTGCTGATCGAAGTGATCTTCTCCCTCGACGGCCTCGGGCGCATGAGCTACGAGGCAGCGGTGTCGCGGGACTACCCGGTGGTGTTCGGCACGTTATTCATCTTCACCCTGGCCGGGCTGCTGATCCGCCTGCTGGGCGACCTGTGCTACACGGTGCTCGACCCGCGCATCGACTTCGACGCGAGGGGCCGCTGA
- a CDS encoding ABC transporter permease, with protein MFSPIARRRLRRFRDNRRGWISLWLFAGLLLLSLGAELVANDKPLLLGYQGELYTPALKRYTEQQFGGQLPFQPDYRSQYVRQLIEGQGGWMLFAPIPFSADTPNYDLQVPTPSPPSASNWLGTDDQGRDVLARVLYGTRVSLLFAFALTLLSVLIGVTAGALQGYHGGWVDLFGQRLLEVWSGLPVLYLLIILSGFVEPDFWWLLGIMALFSWLTLVDVVRAEFLRGRNLEYVKAARALGLSDTQVMLRHILPNALNATLTYVPFMLTGAITTLTALDFLGFGMPAGSASLGELVTQGKQHLEAPWLGFTAFFALALILSLLVFIGDALREAFDPRS; from the coding sequence ATGTTCTCGCCCATCGCCCGGCGGCGCCTGCGGCGCTTTCGCGACAACCGCCGCGGCTGGATCTCGCTGTGGCTGTTCGCCGGGCTGTTGCTGTTGAGCCTGGGCGCGGAACTGGTGGCCAATGACAAGCCCTTGCTGCTGGGCTACCAGGGCGAGCTGTACACCCCGGCGCTCAAGCGCTACACCGAGCAGCAGTTCGGCGGGCAGCTGCCGTTCCAGCCCGACTACCGCAGCCAGTACGTGCGCCAGTTGATCGAGGGCCAGGGCGGCTGGATGCTGTTCGCGCCCATCCCGTTCAGCGCCGATACCCCCAACTACGACCTGCAGGTGCCCACCCCCAGCCCGCCCAGCGCGAGCAACTGGCTGGGCACCGACGACCAGGGCCGCGATGTGCTGGCGCGGGTATTGTATGGCACACGGGTTTCGCTGTTGTTCGCCTTCGCCCTGACCCTGCTCAGCGTGCTGATCGGCGTGACGGCCGGTGCCCTGCAGGGCTACCACGGTGGCTGGGTCGACCTGTTCGGCCAGCGCCTGCTGGAAGTGTGGTCGGGATTGCCGGTGCTGTACCTGCTGATCATCCTGTCAGGATTCGTCGAGCCGGATTTCTGGTGGCTGCTGGGGATCATGGCGCTGTTCTCCTGGCTGACCCTGGTCGATGTGGTGCGCGCCGAGTTCCTCCGTGGGCGCAACCTGGAATACGTCAAGGCCGCTCGCGCACTGGGACTGTCCGATACCCAGGTGATGCTGCGGCATATCCTGCCCAACGCCCTCAACGCGACCCTGACCTATGTCCCCTTCATGCTCACCGGGGCGATCACCACCCTCACCGCGCTGGACTTTCTCGGCTTCGGCATGCCCGCCGGCAGCGCTTCGCTGGGCGAGCTGGTGACCCAGGGCAAGCAGCACCTCGAGGCGCCGTGGCTGGGCTTTACCGCGTTCTTTGCCCTGGCGCTGATCCTGTCGTTGCTGGTATTTATCGGCGATGCGCTGCGCGAGGCGTTCGATCCCCGCTCATAG
- a CDS encoding sigma-54 interaction domain-containing protein — translation MHDNLKDYPQVRQLAIRSLFEIIEQSSEGTVIVDRQARIVWMNERYARRFGLQDAASAIGQPCEAVIPGSLMREVVSNGKPILLDMLDTPNEPLVVMRLPIHDDQGALIGAIGFALFDELRSLSPLLKRYASMQQELASTRSQLRARQARYSFAQFVGSSPACLEAKRRARRGATSDSPVLLLGETGTGKELLAHAIHAASARAHKAFVSINSAAIPEALLEAEFFGTAPGAFTGADRKGRSGKLQLAEGGTLFLDEIGDMPLALQSKLLRVLQEKEYEPVGSNQMLRSDVRIIAATSIDLQAAMARGAFRTDLYYRLNVLPVQVPPLRERLEDLPALCEAILAELGSQYELEAEAQALLGRHAWPGNIRELRNVLERATLLADQPRLGVHDLTNALGPLSPVAETAPQLGYREACAQFERGLIVRALGRTGGNVPEAAQALGLGRSTLYKKMVALDIESQ, via the coding sequence ATGCACGACAACCTCAAGGACTACCCCCAGGTCCGCCAACTGGCCATCCGCTCGCTGTTCGAGATCATCGAGCAATCCAGCGAAGGCACGGTGATCGTCGACCGCCAGGCGCGCATCGTCTGGATGAACGAGCGCTATGCCCGACGGTTCGGCCTGCAGGACGCCGCCAGCGCCATCGGCCAGCCCTGCGAGGCGGTAATCCCCGGCAGCCTGATGCGCGAGGTGGTGAGCAACGGAAAGCCGATCCTGCTGGACATGCTCGACACGCCGAACGAGCCGCTGGTGGTGATGCGCCTGCCGATCCACGACGACCAGGGCGCGCTGATCGGCGCCATTGGCTTTGCCCTGTTCGACGAGCTACGCAGCCTGTCGCCCTTGCTCAAGCGCTATGCCAGCATGCAGCAGGAACTGGCCTCGACCCGCTCGCAACTGCGTGCGCGCCAGGCCCGCTACAGCTTCGCCCAGTTCGTCGGCAGCAGCCCGGCCTGCCTTGAAGCAAAGCGCCGCGCCCGCCGCGGCGCGACCAGCGACTCACCGGTGCTGCTACTCGGCGAGACCGGCACCGGCAAGGAACTGCTGGCCCACGCCATCCACGCCGCCTCGGCGCGCGCGCACAAGGCGTTCGTCAGCATCAACAGCGCGGCGATCCCCGAAGCGTTGCTGGAGGCCGAGTTCTTCGGCACCGCACCCGGGGCCTTCACCGGCGCCGACCGCAAGGGCCGCAGCGGCAAGCTGCAACTGGCCGAAGGCGGCACGCTGTTCCTCGACGAGATCGGCGACATGCCCCTGGCCCTGCAGAGCAAGCTGTTGCGCGTGCTGCAGGAGAAGGAATACGAGCCTGTGGGCAGCAACCAGATGCTGCGCAGCGATGTGCGGATCATCGCCGCCACCTCCATCGACCTGCAGGCGGCGATGGCCCGGGGAGCGTTTCGTACCGACCTGTACTACCGGTTGAATGTGCTGCCGGTGCAGGTGCCGCCGCTGCGCGAACGCCTGGAGGACCTGCCGGCGCTGTGCGAGGCGATTCTTGCCGAATTGGGCAGCCAGTATGAGCTGGAGGCCGAGGCCCAGGCACTGTTGGGGCGCCATGCCTGGCCGGGGAATATCCGAGAGCTGCGTAATGTGCTGGAACGGGCGACCCTGCTGGCCGACCAGCCACGGCTGGGCGTGCATGATCTGACAAACGCGCTGGGACCATTGAGCCCGGTGGCCGAGACGGCACCGCAGTTGGGGTACCGGGAGGCCTGTGCGCAGTTTGAACGCGGGCTGATTGTGCGGGCCTTGGGGCGCACTGGCGGGAATGTGCCGGAGGCAGCGCAGGCATTGGGGCTGGGACGGTCGACCTTGTACAAAAAGATGGTTGCGCTGGATATCGAGTCTCAATAA
- a CDS encoding GntP family permease, translating to MTVLIALAALALLMLAAYRGYSVILFAPIAALGAVLLTDPAAVAPAFTGVFMEKMVGFIKLYFPVFLLGAVFGKLIELSGFSRSIVAAAIRLLGTRQAMLVIVLVCALLTYGGVSLFVVVFAVYPFAAEMFRQSDIPKRLIPATIALGAFSFTMDALPGTPQIQNIIPSTFFNTTAWAAPWLGLIGTLFVFCAGMLYLQRQRNKAQRKGEGYGSNLRNEPETADDIALPNPWLALAPLLLVGVMNLLFTHWIPQWYGASHTLQLPGMATPVQSDVAKLTAIWAVQAALLVGILMVLVCAFGSIRQRLAEGTKSAVSGALLAAMNTASEYGFGAVIASLPGFLVLADALRGIPNPLVNEAITVTLLAGITGSASGGMSIALAAMSDSFIAAANAANIPLEVLHRVAAMASGGMDTLPHNGAVITLLAVTGLTHREAYKDIFGITLIKTLAVFVVIATFYATGIV from the coding sequence ATGACCGTGCTCATCGCCCTCGCTGCCCTGGCCCTGCTGATGCTCGCCGCCTACCGCGGCTACAGCGTGATCCTCTTCGCCCCCATCGCCGCCCTTGGCGCCGTGCTACTCACCGACCCCGCCGCCGTGGCCCCGGCCTTCACCGGGGTGTTCATGGAGAAGATGGTCGGCTTCATCAAGCTCTATTTCCCGGTATTCCTGCTCGGCGCCGTGTTCGGCAAGCTGATCGAGCTGTCGGGCTTCTCACGCTCGATCGTCGCCGCCGCCATTCGCCTGCTCGGCACCCGTCAGGCCATGCTGGTGATCGTGCTGGTCTGCGCCCTGCTTACCTACGGCGGCGTGTCGCTGTTCGTGGTGGTGTTCGCGGTGTACCCGTTCGCCGCCGAGATGTTCCGCCAGAGCGACATTCCCAAGCGGCTGATCCCGGCGACCATCGCCCTGGGCGCGTTCTCCTTCACCATGGACGCCCTGCCCGGCACCCCGCAAATCCAGAACATCATCCCCAGCACCTTCTTCAACACCACCGCCTGGGCCGCGCCCTGGCTGGGGCTGATCGGCACGCTGTTCGTGTTCTGCGCCGGCATGCTCTACCTGCAACGCCAGCGTAACAAGGCCCAGCGCAAGGGCGAAGGCTACGGCAGCAACCTGCGCAACGAGCCGGAAACCGCCGACGACATCGCCCTGCCCAACCCGTGGCTGGCCCTGGCGCCGCTGCTGCTGGTGGGGGTGATGAACCTGCTGTTCACCCACTGGATCCCGCAGTGGTACGGGGCCAGCCACACCCTGCAGTTGCCGGGCATGGCCACGCCAGTGCAGAGCGACGTGGCCAAGCTCACGGCGATCTGGGCGGTGCAGGCGGCCCTGCTGGTGGGCATCCTGATGGTGCTGGTGTGCGCCTTCGGCAGCATTCGCCAGCGCCTGGCCGAAGGCACCAAGAGCGCCGTGAGCGGCGCCCTGCTGGCGGCGATGAACACCGCCTCGGAATACGGTTTCGGCGCAGTGATCGCCTCGCTGCCGGGCTTCCTGGTCTTGGCCGACGCCCTGCGCGGTATCCCCAACCCGCTGGTCAACGAAGCCATTACCGTCACCCTGCTGGCCGGCATCACCGGCTCCGCTTCCGGCGGCATGAGCATCGCCCTGGCGGCCATGAGCGACAGCTTCATCGCCGCCGCCAACGCGGCGAACATCCCGCTGGAGGTGTTGCACCGGGTCGCCGCCATGGCCAGCGGCGGCATGGACACCCTGCCGCACAACGGCGCGGTGATTACCCTGCTGGCGGTGACCGGGCTGACCCACCGCGAGGCCTACAAGGACATTTTCGGAATTACCCTGATCAAGACCCTGGCCGTATTCGTGGTCATCGCCACGTTCTACGCCACCGGCATCGTATGA
- the hbdH gene encoding 3-hydroxybutyrate dehydrogenase has protein sequence MTLKGKTALVTGSTSGIGLGIAQVLAEAGANILLNGFGDPAGAIAEIRQHGVKVAHHPADLSDVAQIEQMFALAEREFGAVDILVNNAGIQHVAPVEQFPVEAWDKIIALNLSAVFHGSRLVLPGMRARGWGRIVNIASVHGLVGSTGKAAYVAAKHGVVGLTKVIGLETATSNVTCNAICPGWVLTPLVQKQIDDRAANGGDAQQAQHDLLAEKQPSLAFVTPRHLGELVLFLCGEAGSQVRGAAWNVDGGWLAQ, from the coding sequence ATGACGCTCAAAGGCAAGACCGCACTGGTCACCGGTTCCACCAGCGGCATCGGTTTGGGGATAGCCCAGGTGCTGGCCGAGGCCGGTGCCAATATCCTGCTCAACGGCTTTGGCGACCCGGCGGGCGCCATTGCCGAGATCAGGCAGCACGGGGTCAAGGTGGCCCACCACCCCGCCGACCTGTCCGACGTGGCGCAGATCGAGCAGATGTTCGCCTTGGCCGAACGCGAGTTCGGCGCGGTCGACATCCTCGTCAACAACGCCGGCATCCAGCATGTGGCGCCGGTCGAGCAGTTTCCGGTGGAGGCCTGGGACAAGATCATCGCCTTGAACCTGTCGGCGGTGTTCCACGGCAGCCGCCTGGTCCTGCCGGGCATGCGCGCGCGGGGCTGGGGGCGGATCGTCAACATCGCCTCGGTGCACGGCCTGGTGGGCTCCACCGGCAAGGCCGCCTACGTCGCCGCGAAGCACGGCGTGGTCGGCCTGACCAAGGTCATCGGCCTGGAGACCGCCACCAGCAACGTCACCTGCAATGCCATCTGCCCGGGCTGGGTGCTGACCCCGCTGGTGCAGAAGCAGATCGACGACCGCGCCGCCAATGGGGGCGACGCGCAGCAGGCGCAGCACGACCTGCTGGCCGAGAAGCAGCCCTCGCTGGCCTTCGTCACGCCCCGGCATCTCGGCGAGCTGGTGTTGTTCCTGTGCGGCGAGGCCGGTAGCCAGGTGCGTGGCGCCGCCTGGAACGTCGATGGCGGCTGGCTGGCCCAGTAA
- a CDS encoding acetoacetate--CoA ligase — translation MNDVLWRPSTTRIEASRMEAFRRRVNRRFNLQLDSYAALHRWSIEQRPQFWQALAEYFHVRWHTPPASILEEGEHMTEARWFRGATLNVAEHLLLRRDDRPAVVALREDGARHSLTHNQLAAQVAGLQQAFRHAGIQPGDRIAAVMPNTWETLVAMLAATSLGAVWSSCSPEFGTHGIIDRFGQIAPRLLVACAGYQYAGKTIDQVEKINQVASQLPSVERLLVVPHTRPQTRADEFSTQQTVLWDDYFTPGGTPDFTALPFDHPLYILYSSGTTGVPKCIVHRAGGVLLQHLKEHGLHNDLKADDVLFYYTTCGWMMWNWLVSGLAVGATLVLYDGSPFHPGPERLIDLIDAEGIHAFGTSAKYLAALEQASVEPASSHRLDSLRLILSTGSPLSPHSYDYVYAKVKPDVCLASMSGGTDIVACFVLGNPLLPVRRGEIAGKGLGMAVDVWNEQRQSITGEKGELVCTQPFPSMPLGFWGDDDGSRYHDAYFSQFEGIWCQGDYAEQIPGGGLVIHGRSDAVLNPGGVRIGTAEIYRQVEKVEEVLESVAIGQDWHNDVRVVLFVRLRDGLQLDDALRQRIRLVIRQYTTPRHVPAVIAQVDDIPRTLSGKLVELAIRNVVHGLPVKNTDALANPEALEQFRDRPELR, via the coding sequence ATGAACGACGTCCTCTGGCGCCCCTCCACCACCCGCATCGAAGCGAGCCGGATGGAAGCCTTCCGCCGCCGGGTCAACCGGCGCTTCAACCTCCAGCTCGACAGCTACGCCGCCCTGCACCGCTGGAGCATCGAACAGCGCCCACAGTTCTGGCAGGCCCTGGCCGAGTACTTCCATGTGCGCTGGCACACGCCACCGGCAAGCATCCTCGAGGAAGGCGAGCACATGACCGAGGCCCGCTGGTTCCGCGGCGCCACCCTGAATGTCGCCGAGCACCTGCTGCTACGCCGCGACGACCGCCCGGCCGTGGTGGCCCTGCGCGAGGACGGCGCCCGCCACAGCCTCACCCACAATCAACTGGCCGCCCAGGTCGCCGGGCTGCAACAGGCCTTCAGGCACGCCGGCATCCAGCCCGGCGACCGTATCGCCGCAGTGATGCCCAACACCTGGGAAACCCTGGTGGCCATGCTCGCCGCCACCAGCCTCGGCGCGGTCTGGTCCAGTTGTTCACCGGAGTTCGGCACCCATGGCATCATCGACCGTTTCGGCCAGATCGCGCCCAGGCTGCTGGTGGCGTGCGCCGGTTACCAGTACGCCGGAAAGACCATCGACCAGGTGGAGAAGATCAACCAGGTCGCGTCCCAACTCCCCAGTGTCGAGCGGTTGCTGGTAGTGCCCCACACCCGACCGCAGACCCGCGCCGATGAGTTCAGCACCCAGCAGACCGTGCTGTGGGATGACTATTTCACCCCGGGCGGCACCCCGGACTTTACCGCCCTGCCCTTCGACCATCCGCTCTATATCCTTTACTCCAGCGGTACCACCGGCGTGCCCAAGTGCATCGTCCACCGTGCCGGTGGCGTGCTGCTGCAACACCTGAAAGAACACGGTCTGCACAACGACCTCAAGGCCGACGACGTGCTGTTCTACTACACCACCTGCGGCTGGATGATGTGGAACTGGCTGGTCAGCGGCCTGGCGGTCGGCGCCACCCTGGTGCTGTACGACGGCTCGCCGTTTCATCCGGGCCCCGAGCGCCTGATCGACCTGATCGACGCCGAAGGGATCCATGCCTTCGGCACCAGCGCCAAGTACCTTGCCGCACTGGAACAGGCGAGCGTCGAACCGGCAAGCTCCCACCGCCTCGACAGCCTGCGGCTGATCCTCTCCACCGGATCGCCCCTGTCACCACACAGCTACGACTATGTATACGCCAAGGTGAAGCCCGACGTGTGCCTGGCGTCCATGTCCGGTGGCACCGATATCGTCGCCTGCTTCGTGCTCGGCAACCCGCTGCTGCCGGTGCGCCGCGGCGAAATCGCCGGCAAGGGCCTGGGCATGGCGGTGGACGTGTGGAATGAACAGCGGCAATCGATCACTGGCGAGAAAGGCGAGCTGGTCTGTACCCAGCCCTTTCCTTCGATGCCGCTGGGGTTCTGGGGGGACGACGATGGTAGCCGCTACCATGACGCCTATTTCAGCCAGTTCGAGGGTATCTGGTGCCAGGGCGACTATGCCGAGCAGATCCCGGGCGGCGGCCTGGTGATCCACGGCCGCTCCGATGCCGTGCTCAACCCCGGCGGCGTACGCATCGGCACCGCGGAGATCTATCGCCAGGTGGAAAAGGTCGAGGAGGTACTGGAGAGCGTGGCCATCGGCCAGGACTGGCACAACGACGTGCGCGTGGTGCTGTTCGTGCGCCTGCGCGACGGCCTGCAACTGGACGACGCCCTGCGCCAGCGCATCCGCCTGGTGATCCGCCAGTACACCACGCCGCGCCATGTGCCGGCGGTGATCGCCCAGGTCGACGATATCCCGCGCACCCTCAGCGGCAAACTGGTGGAGCTGGCGATCCGCAACGTGGTGCATGGCCTGCCGGTGAAGAACACCGATGCGCTGGCCAACCCCGAGGCGCTGGAGCAGTTCCGCGACAGACCGGAGTTACGCTGA
- a CDS encoding peptidylprolyl isomerase: MKAQARHILVKTADEAEKLKQRIANGEAFDVLAKKFSTCPSGKRGGDLGEVRPGQLVGAIDQVIFKKPLRVVHGPIKSKFGYHLVQTFYRD; this comes from the coding sequence ATGAAAGCCCAAGCCCGCCACATCCTGGTCAAGACCGCTGACGAAGCCGAAAAGCTCAAGCAGCGCATCGCCAACGGCGAGGCCTTCGACGTGCTGGCGAAGAAATTCTCCACCTGTCCGTCCGGCAAGCGCGGCGGCGACCTGGGCGAGGTGCGCCCGGGCCAGCTGGTCGGCGCCATCGACCAGGTGATCTTCAAGAAGCCCCTGCGCGTGGTACACGGGCCGATCAAGAGCAAGTTCGGTTATCACCTGGTGCAGACGTTCTACCGCGACTGA
- a CDS encoding CZB domain-containing protein: MRQLLDMSTVAEGSASVSALRSFCELAKLDHLIYKFRVYKVLFGVSQERGADFTDHTLCRLGKWYREGDGALHYAHLAGYKDIDAPHAAVHRCAFDAIDAHASGNTAAMLKAVADMESASLAVQEGLERVVASGEQSPALLQRRRADEAQSR, translated from the coding sequence ATGCGCCAGTTGCTGGACATGTCGACGGTGGCGGAGGGTTCGGCATCGGTGTCGGCGCTGCGCAGTTTCTGCGAGCTGGCCAAGCTCGACCACCTGATCTACAAGTTCCGCGTCTACAAGGTGCTGTTCGGGGTCTCGCAGGAGCGCGGCGCGGACTTTACCGACCATACCCTTTGCCGCTTGGGCAAGTGGTATCGCGAGGGGGACGGGGCCCTGCACTATGCACATCTTGCAGGATACAAGGACATCGACGCGCCCCATGCCGCCGTGCACCGTTGCGCATTCGACGCCATTGATGCCCATGCCAGCGGCAATACCGCAGCGATGCTCAAGGCAGTGGCCGACATGGAAAGCGCCAGCCTGGCCGTGCAGGAAGGCTTGGAGCGCGTGGTCGCCAGTGGCGAACAATCGCCGGCGCTGCTGCAAAGGCGCCGCGCCGATGAGGCTCAGTCGCGGTAG